Proteins co-encoded in one Acidobacteriota bacterium genomic window:
- the ggt gene encoding gamma-glutamyltransferase has translation MHHLTRRAGRGPRPRGIRIVAATAASWLVFPATLLAAVRPAPSAPHAMVATPEPTAARVALDILRAGGNAVDAAVATGFALAVTYPQAGNLAGGGFLLARMADGRVLVVDYRETAPAAARRDMFLDASGKVKERASTEGALSVGVPGSVAGLALARDLAGTIPLDRLLAPAIDLAGTGFPVPDGLADDLAESSARLMRNPAASAIFFPDGRAPAPGQVLVQKDLAKCLSRIAREGPRAFYEGEIASAFAATMKRGGGILTSEDLARYRAARREPIRDTYRGLDVISVPPPSSGGALLVEMLHMLEPFDVKGMGAGSSAYEHLAAEVMKRAYADRAEFMGDPDFVRIPLAGLLSRDYSKRSMATFDPQRATPARDAGPGKPSFQESGSTTHFTIADAMGNVVTNTYTLNRYFGNGEMVDGWGFFLNDEMDDFSVAPGEPNLYGLVGGEANAVGPNRRMLSTMTPAILLKDGRPYLALGTPGGSRIATMVLRVIVNVVDFGMDLQAAVDAPRCHHQWLPDRISCERDALSADVAEALRKRGHEIAPTGMRGDIQAILFDGASGALRGASDARGYGAAVGY, from the coding sequence ATGCACCACCTGACGCGCCGCGCGGGCCGCGGCCCGCGCCCTCGAGGAATCCGCATCGTCGCCGCGACCGCCGCGTCGTGGCTGGTCTTTCCGGCCACGCTCCTCGCGGCGGTCCGGCCCGCGCCATCCGCACCGCACGCCATGGTCGCCACCCCCGAACCCACCGCCGCCCGCGTGGCCCTCGACATCCTGCGCGCCGGAGGGAACGCGGTGGACGCCGCCGTCGCCACCGGCTTCGCGCTCGCCGTCACGTACCCTCAGGCGGGAAACCTCGCCGGAGGCGGGTTCCTCCTCGCGCGCATGGCGGACGGCCGCGTCCTGGTCGTGGACTATCGCGAGACGGCGCCGGCCGCCGCCCGCCGCGACATGTTCCTCGACGCGAGCGGGAAGGTGAAAGAGCGCGCCAGCACCGAGGGGGCCCTCTCGGTCGGCGTTCCCGGGAGCGTCGCCGGCCTCGCGTTGGCGCGCGATCTCGCCGGCACCATCCCCCTCGACCGCCTCCTCGCTCCGGCGATCGATCTCGCCGGCACCGGCTTTCCCGTCCCCGACGGGCTCGCCGACGACCTCGCGGAGTCGTCGGCCCGCCTCATGAGGAACCCGGCCGCCTCGGCGATCTTCTTTCCCGACGGCAGGGCGCCCGCGCCAGGGCAGGTGCTCGTCCAGAAAGATCTCGCGAAGTGCCTCTCGCGGATTGCGCGCGAAGGTCCCCGGGCGTTCTACGAGGGGGAGATCGCCTCGGCCTTCGCCGCGACGATGAAGCGGGGCGGCGGGATCCTCACCTCGGAGGATCTCGCGCGCTACCGGGCCGCGCGGCGGGAGCCCATCCGCGACACGTACAGGGGCCTCGACGTGATCTCGGTCCCGCCCCCATCCTCGGGAGGCGCCCTCCTGGTCGAGATGCTCCACATGCTCGAGCCGTTCGATGTGAAGGGCATGGGTGCCGGCTCGTCGGCCTACGAGCACCTCGCCGCCGAGGTGATGAAGCGAGCGTACGCCGATCGCGCCGAGTTCATGGGGGATCCCGACTTCGTCCGGATCCCTCTCGCCGGGCTCCTCTCGCGCGACTACTCGAAGCGATCCATGGCGACGTTCGACCCCCAGCGCGCGACCCCGGCGCGCGACGCGGGCCCCGGAAAGCCCTCCTTCCAGGAGTCGGGATCGACCACGCACTTCACGATCGCCGATGCGATGGGCAACGTCGTCACGAACACGTACACCCTCAATCGGTACTTCGGGAACGGAGAGATGGTCGACGGGTGGGGGTTCTTCCTGAACGACGAGATGGACGATTTCAGCGTCGCCCCCGGCGAGCCGAACCTCTACGGCCTGGTCGGCGGCGAGGCGAACGCGGTCGGCCCGAACCGCCGGATGCTCTCGACGATGACTCCGGCGATCCTTCTCAAGGACGGCCGCCCGTACCTGGCCCTCGGCACACCGGGCGGAAGCCGCATCGCGACGATGGTGCTGCGGGTCATCGTCAACGTCGTGGACTTCGGGATGGACCTGCAGGCGGCGGTCGACGCGCCGCGCTGTCATCACCAGTGGCTCCCCGACCGGATCTCTTGCGAGCGCGACGCGCTGAGCGCCGACGTCGCCGAGGCCCTCAGGAAGCGCGGCCACGAGATCGCCCCGACGGGGATGCGGGGGGACATCCAGGCGATCCTGTTCGACGGTGCGTCGGGGGCGCTGCGGGGGGCGTCGGACGCCCGCGGATACGGAGCGGCCGTTGGCTACTAA
- a CDS encoding heme lyase CcmF/NrfE family subunit: protein MGELGNFCILLALVCSVWAILTSWLGRANTLSELVRSGERAAQAAGILVTISALSLIKAFLDDDFSLLYVAQNSTRSQPSVYKVAALWGGQAGSLLLWAWILSVFSLLVVTQNRRRNRDLMPGVTATLMSVLTFFLVLLTFVANPFERGTGAAANGTGLNPLLQHPLMVTHPPTLYLGYVGVAVPFAFAIAALLSGRLGNEWIVTIRRWSLFAWFCLGIGILQGGYWAYVELGWGGYWAWDPVENASLMPWLAMSAFIHSVMIQEKKGMLKVWNMVLVIIAFCLSIFGTFITRSGVIASVHSFARSGIGPWFSGFLLVIVTVSLSLLVWRLPRLKADHRLDSFLSRESAFLFNNVVFVAICFTVFWGTVYPILTEAFTGSKVSVGPPWFNQWNVPISLLLLFLTGVGPLIAWRRASARNLRVNFTKPILAGAATSLLLFIVGMRHPYALAAFGLCVFVMGTIAVEFYRGARARQAVAGENLVVGVSTLVARNKRRYGGYLVHVGMVFVFAGVAGSAGFQQDASATLKRGESMSIGQYKLTFVDTVSSTDSNKDVLGAVLSVNRGGAEVARLQPEKWFFRASEQPTTETAIYGMWQWPPHLSDDVYTVLVDANPQTGGYTFKVYLNPLVSLIWIGGFILILGTHIAVLPEWSRVTALAAAPAREARHAAT, encoded by the coding sequence ATGGGCGAACTCGGGAACTTCTGCATCCTCCTGGCGCTGGTCTGCTCGGTCTGGGCCATCCTCACGTCGTGGCTCGGGCGCGCCAACACCCTCTCCGAGTTGGTGCGCAGCGGCGAGCGCGCGGCGCAGGCCGCCGGAATCCTCGTCACCATCAGCGCACTCTCGCTGATCAAGGCCTTTCTCGACGACGATTTCTCGCTGCTCTACGTCGCGCAGAACTCGACGCGCTCGCAGCCGTCGGTTTACAAGGTCGCGGCCCTGTGGGGGGGGCAGGCCGGGTCGCTCCTTCTCTGGGCGTGGATCCTCTCGGTCTTCTCCCTCCTCGTCGTGACCCAGAACCGCCGCCGGAACCGCGACCTGATGCCCGGAGTCACGGCGACGCTCATGAGCGTCCTCACTTTCTTCCTGGTCCTGCTGACGTTCGTGGCCAACCCGTTCGAGCGCGGCACCGGGGCCGCGGCGAACGGCACGGGATTGAACCCGCTCCTCCAGCACCCGCTGATGGTGACGCACCCACCGACCCTCTACCTCGGCTACGTCGGCGTCGCGGTTCCCTTCGCGTTCGCGATCGCGGCGCTCCTCTCGGGGCGGCTCGGCAACGAATGGATCGTCACGATTCGGAGGTGGAGCCTCTTCGCGTGGTTCTGCCTGGGGATTGGAATCCTCCAGGGCGGGTACTGGGCCTACGTCGAGCTCGGCTGGGGCGGGTACTGGGCGTGGGATCCGGTCGAGAACGCGAGCCTGATGCCGTGGCTCGCGATGTCCGCGTTCATCCACTCCGTGATGATCCAGGAAAAGAAGGGGATGCTGAAGGTCTGGAACATGGTCCTGGTCATCATCGCCTTCTGCCTCTCGATCTTCGGAACCTTCATCACTCGGAGCGGCGTCATCGCCTCCGTCCATTCCTTCGCGCGATCGGGGATTGGCCCGTGGTTCTCGGGCTTCCTGCTCGTCATCGTCACCGTGTCGCTCTCCCTTCTCGTCTGGCGCCTGCCGCGCCTCAAGGCGGATCACCGGCTCGACTCGTTCCTCAGCCGCGAGAGCGCCTTCCTCTTCAACAATGTCGTCTTCGTGGCCATCTGCTTCACGGTCTTCTGGGGGACCGTCTATCCGATCCTCACGGAGGCCTTCACCGGCTCCAAGGTCAGCGTCGGGCCTCCCTGGTTCAACCAATGGAACGTCCCCATCTCGCTGCTCCTCCTGTTCCTGACGGGAGTCGGCCCCCTCATCGCGTGGCGCCGCGCCTCCGCGCGCAATCTCCGCGTGAACTTCACCAAGCCGATTCTCGCCGGGGCCGCGACGTCGCTGCTGCTCTTCATCGTCGGCATGCGCCATCCGTACGCGCTCGCGGCGTTCGGGCTCTGCGTCTTCGTCATGGGCACGATCGCCGTGGAATTCTACCGGGGAGCGCGGGCCCGCCAGGCGGTGGCCGGTGAGAACCTCGTCGTGGGAGTGTCCACGCTCGTGGCGCGGAACAAGCGGCGCTACGGGGGCTACCTCGTCCACGTCGGGATGGTCTTCGTCTTCGCGGGGGTGGCCGGCTCGGCCGGATTCCAGCAGGACGCCTCCGCGACCCTGAAGCGCGGCGAGTCGATGTCGATCGGCCAGTACAAGCTGACGTTCGTCGACACCGTCTCGTCCACCGATTCGAACAAGGACGTTCTCGGCGCCGTCCTCTCGGTGAACCGGGGCGGAGCGGAGGTCGCGCGCCTCCAGCCCGAGAAATGGTTCTTCAGGGCGAGCGAGCAGCCGACGACCGAGACGGCGATCTACGGCATGTGGCAGTGGCCCCCGCACCTGTCGGACGACGTCTACACGGTCCTCGTCGACGCCAACCCCCAGACCGGCGGCTACACGTTCAAGGTCTACCTGAACCCGCTCGTCTCGCTGATCTGGATCGGCGGGTTCATCCTCATCCTCGGAACGCACATCGCCGTGCTCCCCGAGTGGTCGCGCGTGACGGCCCTGGCCGCCGCGCCGGCGCGGGAGGCCCGGCATGCGGCCACCTGA
- the nadB gene encoding L-aspartate oxidase, translated as MIPPPPPPESPPSRGQDLVVIGSGVAGFSAAIEAARLGLRVLLVTKDSIRDSATENAQGGVAVALNEGEDDVELHFRDTMAAGDGLCDARAVRALVEDGPRRVSDLMRRGATFDREGDRLAFAKEGAHSARRVVHAGGDSTGHEIVRALLGAAAAFPGIEIRAGALALDLIVERGRCAGVRILGGSGELRTERGAVVVASGGAGQVYRETTNPPQATGDGVAMAWLAGALVRDMEFVQFHPTCLAIPGAPRFLISEALRGEGAHLRGRGGRRFMTELEPARAELAPRDVVARAIAREMRESGATSVALDVSHLDAQRMARRFPRIHRTCLEHGIDMTRGAIPVSPAAHYMMGGVATDLLGRTTLPGLYAVGEAACTGVHGANRLASNSLLEGLVFGARAGEAAANDLAGSGARWAGEIPGIRESASALCADGIVSEVGPELVSIAAAGEVLAGLRDIAWRDVGLLRDAAGLTRASSGLRALPRRPEPGNATRQGIEARNLLVVASLIATFASARTESRGAHHRLDHPARDDARWRRSLLLGVEGSSYEAAPAREAQLPG; from the coding sequence ATGATCCCCCCTCCACCCCCCCCCGAGTCCCCTCCCTCTCGCGGCCAGGATCTCGTCGTCATCGGCAGTGGCGTCGCCGGTTTCTCGGCGGCGATCGAGGCCGCCCGGCTCGGGCTCCGGGTTCTCCTGGTCACGAAGGACTCCATCCGGGACAGCGCGACCGAGAACGCGCAGGGAGGGGTCGCGGTCGCGCTCAACGAAGGAGAGGACGACGTCGAGCTCCACTTCCGCGACACGATGGCCGCGGGTGACGGGCTCTGCGACGCGCGCGCGGTGCGCGCCCTGGTCGAGGACGGGCCGCGGCGCGTCTCGGATCTCATGCGTCGCGGCGCGACGTTCGATCGCGAGGGGGATCGCCTCGCCTTCGCGAAGGAGGGGGCGCACAGCGCCCGGCGCGTCGTCCATGCCGGGGGCGACTCCACGGGGCACGAAATCGTCCGCGCGCTCCTCGGGGCCGCGGCGGCGTTTCCCGGGATCGAGATCCGCGCGGGAGCGCTCGCGCTCGATCTGATCGTGGAAAGGGGACGCTGTGCGGGTGTTCGGATCCTCGGCGGGAGCGGCGAGCTCCGGACGGAGCGGGGGGCCGTGGTCGTCGCGTCCGGCGGCGCCGGCCAGGTCTATCGCGAGACGACGAACCCCCCCCAGGCCACGGGGGACGGCGTGGCCATGGCGTGGCTCGCCGGGGCCCTCGTCCGCGACATGGAGTTCGTCCAGTTCCACCCGACGTGCCTCGCGATCCCGGGAGCGCCCCGATTCCTGATCTCCGAGGCGCTGCGCGGCGAGGGGGCGCACCTGCGGGGGCGCGGCGGCCGGCGCTTCATGACCGAGCTGGAGCCGGCGCGGGCGGAGCTGGCCCCGCGCGACGTCGTGGCCCGGGCCATCGCGCGCGAGATGCGCGAGTCGGGAGCGACGAGCGTCGCGCTCGACGTCTCGCACCTCGACGCGCAGAGGATGGCCCGGCGCTTTCCCCGGATTCACCGGACGTGCCTCGAGCACGGGATCGACATGACGCGAGGGGCGATACCCGTGAGCCCCGCGGCGCATTACATGATGGGAGGGGTCGCCACCGACCTCCTGGGGCGCACGACCCTTCCCGGCCTCTACGCCGTCGGGGAGGCGGCGTGCACCGGGGTCCACGGCGCGAACCGGCTCGCCAGCAACTCGCTTCTCGAAGGGCTCGTCTTCGGCGCCCGGGCAGGAGAGGCGGCGGCGAACGATCTCGCCGGGAGCGGCGCCAGGTGGGCCGGGGAGATACCCGGGATTCGGGAGTCGGCGTCTGCATTGTGCGCGGATGGGATCGTGTCCGAGGTCGGTCCGGAGCTCGTCTCCATCGCCGCCGCGGGCGAGGTCCTCGCCGGGCTCCGCGATATCGCGTGGCGTGACGTGGGGCTCCTTCGAGACGCGGCCGGGCTCACCCGCGCCTCCTCCGGATTGCGAGCGCTTCCGCGGCGCCCGGAGCCCGGGAACGCGACGCGGCAGGGGATCGAGGCGCGCAACCTGCTCGTCGTCGCGTCGCTCATCGCGACATTCGCCTCAGCGCGGACCGAGAGCCGCGGCGCCCACCACCGGCTCGATCATCCCGCGAGGGACGACGCCCGATGGCGGCGATCTCTCCTGCTTGGAGTGGAAGGCTCGTCCTACGAGGCGGCCCCCGCGCGGGAGGCGCAACTGCCCGGGTGA
- the lepB gene encoding signal peptidase I produces the protein MTAEALPLTQPHEPPPKGILRDYFETIVICVIFVVGARAFVFQQSKIPTGSMIPTLLIGDYIVVNKFIYAPRATSIEKTLLPVRDVQRGDIIVFKYPEEPEKDYIKRIIGLPGEVLEIRDKTVFIDGRPLDEPYKVHETALSQDEWNRVKEGDSPGRSAAGAPPRGFQRFRTDEHFNFGPFMVPEGSYFAMGDNRDNSKDSRSWGAVPRDNIKGRAFVIFWSFTGEEGDYTRTGVVERTKSVVNKVLHFVTKSRYRRVFRLIH, from the coding sequence ATGACCGCCGAAGCCCTCCCGCTGACGCAGCCCCACGAGCCCCCGCCGAAGGGGATCCTGAGGGATTACTTCGAGACGATCGTCATCTGCGTCATCTTCGTCGTCGGGGCGCGCGCCTTCGTCTTCCAGCAGTCGAAGATCCCCACCGGCTCGATGATCCCGACGCTCCTCATCGGCGACTACATCGTCGTGAACAAGTTCATCTACGCGCCGCGCGCGACCTCGATCGAGAAGACCCTCCTTCCCGTCCGCGATGTGCAGCGCGGGGACATCATCGTCTTCAAGTACCCCGAGGAGCCGGAGAAGGACTACATCAAGAGGATCATCGGCCTTCCCGGCGAGGTGCTCGAGATCCGCGACAAGACGGTCTTCATCGACGGCAGGCCCCTGGATGAGCCCTACAAGGTCCACGAGACGGCGCTCAGCCAGGACGAGTGGAACCGCGTCAAGGAGGGAGACAGCCCCGGCCGGAGCGCGGCGGGCGCGCCGCCCAGGGGGTTCCAGAGGTTTCGGACCGACGAGCACTTCAACTTCGGGCCCTTCATGGTTCCCGAGGGGTCATACTTCGCGATGGGCGACAACCGCGACAACTCGAAGGACAGCCGCAGCTGGGGTGCGGTCCCGCGCGACAACATCAAGGGACGCGCCTTCGTCATCTTCTGGTCGTTCACCGGCGAGGAGGGGGACTACACCCGCACGGGGGTCGTGGAGCGCACGAAGAGCGTCGTCAACAAGGTGCTCCACTTCGTGACCAAGTCGCGTTACCGCCGCGTCTTCCGCCTCATCCACTGA
- the ccsA gene encoding cytochrome c biogenesis protein CcsA, translating into MVVKGLHGAFLEAPTEKVMGDVQRIFYFHAPAGIIAFLAFAVTGVASLLYLWKRALIFDVVAHASAEIGLLFCTIVLVTGPLWARPVWGTWWTWEARLTMTLVLWLIYVSYVLVRRYTDSRDQQARFSAVLGIVGALDIYIVYRSVTWWRGLHPVVLQPSGGGGLDPDMRVVFVFCIFVYLMLYACLMAIRIPIGTAEDELAALQEQHARRRNA; encoded by the coding sequence ATGGTGGTGAAGGGGCTTCACGGCGCGTTTCTCGAGGCGCCGACCGAGAAGGTGATGGGCGACGTCCAGCGGATCTTCTACTTCCACGCCCCCGCCGGCATCATCGCCTTCCTCGCCTTCGCCGTCACGGGGGTCGCCTCGCTGCTGTACCTCTGGAAGCGGGCGCTGATCTTCGACGTCGTCGCGCACGCGAGCGCCGAGATCGGGCTCCTCTTCTGCACGATCGTCCTCGTGACCGGCCCTCTCTGGGCGCGTCCGGTGTGGGGAACCTGGTGGACGTGGGAGGCGCGGTTGACGATGACGCTCGTCCTCTGGCTGATCTACGTCTCCTACGTTCTGGTGCGCCGGTACACGGACAGCCGCGATCAGCAGGCGCGCTTCTCGGCGGTGCTCGGCATCGTGGGGGCGCTCGACATCTACATCGTCTACCGATCCGTCACCTGGTGGCGCGGGCTGCACCCTGTCGTGCTCCAGCCCTCCGGCGGCGGCGGGCTCGACCCCGACATGCGGGTCGTGTTTGTCTTCTGCATCTTCGTCTACCTGATGCTCTACGCGTGCCTGATGGCGATCCGGATCCCCATCGGCACCGCGGAGGATGAGCTCGCGGCGCTCCAGGAACAGCACGCGAGACGGAGGAACGCGTGA
- a CDS encoding LOG family protein gives MATNVAVFGSSEPPPGDPLYESARRVGYLLASAGYGVVSGGYAGVMEGASRGAREAGGTAIGVTTRDFARGRGNPFLSVEHQEPNLFERTRRLIELSDAYIILPGKAGTLAEAAFLWALHRAGLLGGKPIVMTGPFWNGFVDDLVRRDLLAPGQAEATAHAATPEEAVHIVERLRNPR, from the coding sequence TTGGCTACTAACGTCGCGGTCTTCGGCTCGTCGGAGCCGCCCCCGGGGGACCCGCTCTACGAGTCCGCGCGGCGCGTCGGATACCTCCTCGCCAGCGCGGGCTACGGCGTGGTGAGCGGCGGGTACGCGGGCGTGATGGAGGGGGCGAGCCGCGGCGCGCGCGAGGCGGGAGGGACGGCCATCGGCGTCACGACGCGTGATTTCGCGCGCGGCCGTGGCAACCCGTTCCTCTCCGTCGAGCACCAGGAGCCCAATCTTTTCGAGAGGACGCGCCGGTTGATCGAGCTCAGCGACGCCTATATCATCCTGCCCGGCAAAGCGGGAACTCTCGCAGAAGCCGCCTTCCTCTGGGCCCTTCATCGCGCGGGTCTCCTCGGCGGCAAGCCCATCGTGATGACGGGCCCCTTCTGGAACGGTTTCGTCGACGATCTCGTCCGCCGAGATCTTCTCGCGCCCGGCCAGGCCGAGGCGACCGCCCACGCCGCGACGCCGGAAGAGGCCGTCCACATCGTCGAACGCCTGAGGAACCCTAGATGA
- a CDS encoding cytochrome c-type biogenesis protein CcmH, translated as MRPPDPGARSARSVLRPVALFLLALTLGAMVAAPASAQTDPAAARGAGMTAPHPPPAPGGVEEKSPDVMKVTTRVLCMCGGCVNQTLHECTCGMAADERDKVASKIAAGGKPDDIIKAYVDEFGPQILATPEKTGINLVGWLVPFAVAILLLASLTVVLRGWVRPETVETVGPSASIAESSAPGDPVERRYRERLEKELKEHEG; from the coding sequence ATGCGGCCACCTGATCCCGGCGCCCGTTCCGCTCGGAGCGTCCTCCGTCCGGTCGCGCTGTTCCTTCTCGCGCTGACGCTCGGCGCGATGGTCGCGGCGCCGGCGTCGGCGCAGACGGACCCTGCCGCCGCGCGGGGGGCGGGCATGACCGCCCCCCATCCTCCGCCGGCCCCCGGCGGTGTCGAGGAGAAGTCCCCCGACGTCATGAAGGTGACGACGCGCGTGCTCTGCATGTGCGGCGGATGCGTCAACCAGACGCTTCACGAGTGCACGTGCGGGATGGCGGCGGACGAGAGGGACAAGGTCGCCTCGAAGATCGCCGCGGGGGGGAAGCCCGACGACATCATCAAGGCCTACGTCGACGAATTCGGCCCGCAGATCCTCGCGACTCCGGAGAAGACCGGGATCAATCTCGTCGGCTGGCTCGTTCCCTTCGCCGTGGCGATCCTCCTTCTCGCCTCGCTGACCGTCGTCCTGCGGGGATGGGTGCGACCGGAGACCGTCGAGACGGTCGGACCGAGCGCGTCGATTGCGGAGAGTTCGGCCCCCGGGGATCCGGTGGAGCGCCGCTACCGTGAACGACTCGAGAAGGAACTCAAGGAGCATGAAGGATGA
- a CDS encoding cytochrome c maturation protein CcmE, producing the protein MGRKGIQLTVGLLIIAGGLVALAGVSFKENLVYYITVGEYLDKQASLPARGFRVNGNVVKGSVVRFEDGAGVSFAITDGKRSFPVVYAREVPDTFKEGGEVVIEGSREADGSFHARSLLAKCPSKYEKMGTEHPAGIPTDTATTQTPGS; encoded by the coding sequence ATGGGACGTAAAGGCATCCAATTGACCGTCGGGCTCCTCATCATCGCCGGCGGTCTTGTCGCTCTGGCCGGGGTCTCCTTCAAGGAGAACCTGGTCTACTACATCACGGTCGGCGAGTATCTCGACAAGCAGGCATCTCTCCCCGCGCGGGGGTTTCGCGTCAACGGGAACGTCGTCAAGGGAAGCGTCGTGCGCTTCGAGGACGGTGCCGGCGTCAGCTTCGCAATCACCGACGGCAAGCGATCCTTTCCCGTCGTGTACGCGCGCGAGGTTCCCGACACGTTCAAGGAAGGCGGCGAAGTCGTGATCGAGGGCTCGCGCGAGGCGGACGGAAGCTTCCACGCGCGCAGCCTCCTCGCGAAGTGCCCGTCGAAGTACGAGAAGATGGGGACCGAGCACCCCGCGGGGATCCCGACCGACACCGCAACGACCCAGACTCCGGGTTCCTGA
- a CDS encoding CcmD family protein produces MNDNFWYLFCAYSFIWLAVATYLGVLMAKQQALRRRIDDLRGKLGMDRGGDAGGR; encoded by the coding sequence GTGAACGACAACTTCTGGTACCTCTTCTGCGCCTACTCCTTCATCTGGCTCGCCGTCGCCACGTACCTCGGAGTCCTCATGGCGAAGCAACAGGCTCTGAGGCGCCGGATCGACGATCTCCGGGGAAAGCTCGGGATGGATCGCGGCGGCGACGCGGGCGGCCGGTAG
- the ccmA gene encoding heme ABC exporter ATP-binding protein CcmA: MPADAAIEARGLRRSFGALPAVDGVDLTVRRGEFLTIFGPNGAGKTTLLRLLCGLLRPTAGQVKLLGLPHARGAPATRSRIGLIAHAPFLYGGLTARENLRFYARLYDLPDRDARVDSMLSQVGLSHRASDLVRTYSRGMQQRLTIARALLHDPEVVFLDEPYTGLDRQAARVLRSLLDAIRGRGRTVLMVTHNLEEGLELSTRIAIMSDGRFVEDRPVSGMTRGELEALYASRVEAWTS, encoded by the coding sequence ATGCCCGCTGACGCGGCCATCGAGGCGCGAGGGCTGCGGCGGAGCTTCGGCGCCCTCCCCGCCGTCGACGGTGTGGATCTCACGGTGCGCCGCGGCGAGTTCCTGACGATCTTCGGGCCCAACGGCGCGGGGAAGACCACGCTCCTCCGCCTTCTCTGCGGGCTGCTCCGGCCGACCGCGGGCCAGGTGAAGCTGCTGGGGCTGCCGCACGCGCGGGGCGCACCCGCGACGCGCTCGCGCATCGGGCTGATTGCCCACGCGCCGTTCCTCTACGGCGGCCTGACCGCGAGGGAAAACCTGCGGTTCTACGCGCGGCTCTATGACCTGCCCGACCGCGACGCCCGCGTCGACTCGATGCTCTCGCAGGTCGGTCTCTCCCACCGCGCCTCCGATCTCGTGAGGACCTACTCCCGCGGCATGCAGCAGCGGCTGACGATCGCGCGCGCGCTGCTGCACGATCCCGAGGTCGTCTTCCTCGACGAGCCGTACACCGGCCTCGACAGGCAGGCGGCGCGCGTCCTGAGATCGCTTCTCGACGCGATCCGCGGCCGGGGCCGCACCGTGCTGATGGTCACGCACAATCTCGAGGAAGGGCTCGAGCTGTCCACGCGCATCGCGATCATGTCCGACGGACGGTTCGTCGAGGATCGGCCCGTGTCGGGGATGACGCGGGGGGAGCTCGAGGCCCTCTACGCCTCCAGGGTCGAGGCGTGGACATCCTGA
- a CDS encoding heme exporter protein CcmB, producing MDILRKAWVIWLKDLRLEWRTLDSVSGMFFFSLLVLVIFNFTFDFTTTDFREIGPGVLWVTFTFAGILALSHSFVIEKDGDAMQGLLLAPIDPSSIYLGKMLSNLTMMLCVELILVPLSAVLFNFPILGKLGALAAVLAVSTLGFAGVGTLLGALTARTRRGEVLLPLLLFSICVPIIIAAVETTRAVMRTGSLSGAKEWFVIAAAFDAVFVTAAFLTFEFIIEE from the coding sequence GTGGACATCCTGAGAAAAGCGTGGGTGATATGGCTGAAGGATCTCAGGCTCGAGTGGAGGACCCTCGACTCGGTCTCGGGTATGTTCTTCTTCTCGCTGCTGGTCCTCGTCATCTTCAACTTCACGTTCGATTTCACGACCACGGACTTCCGGGAGATCGGGCCGGGGGTCCTGTGGGTGACCTTCACCTTCGCGGGGATCCTGGCGCTGTCGCACTCGTTCGTCATCGAGAAGGACGGGGACGCGATGCAGGGCCTTCTGCTGGCGCCGATCGATCCGTCGTCGATCTACCTCGGGAAGATGCTGTCGAACCTGACGATGATGCTCTGCGTGGAGCTCATCCTCGTGCCGCTCAGCGCCGTGCTCTTCAATTTCCCGATCCTGGGAAAACTGGGCGCGCTCGCGGCGGTGCTCGCCGTCTCCACGCTGGGGTTCGCCGGCGTGGGAACGCTCCTCGGCGCCCTGACGGCCCGCACGCGACGGGGCGAGGTCCTGCTCCCCCTGCTGCTTTTCTCGATCTGCGTCCCGATCATCATCGCCGCCGTCGAGACGACGAGGGCGGTGATGCGAACGGGCTCGCTCTCCGGCGCGAAGGAATGGTTCGTGATCGCCGCGGCCTTCGACGCCGTCTTCGTCACGGCCGCGTTCCTGACGTTCGAGTTCATCATCGAGGAGTGA